One Tubulanus polymorphus chromosome 5, tnTubPoly1.2, whole genome shotgun sequence DNA segment encodes these proteins:
- the LOC141906387 gene encoding uncharacterized protein LOC141906387 isoform X2, which produces MYAQIAALFALVAVCYCADNADNYTITSEAWFDIEIKDMYGPGDDYKGRFVIGLFGETAPITVLNFKSIAKGHKRLYEKLHYKGTPVHRVVPDFIIQMGDITVGDGTGGKSIYAPKFNDEPFTLSHRGPGWVAMANHGPDTNGSQFYILLQKARWLDGKHVVFGKVIRGYDVIKTIGDLESDMATARPKKKVTIADCGLNKLEKSYTLKADELDLTEDL; this is translated from the exons atGTACGCACAAATTGCAGCCTTGTTTGCACTTGTAGCAGTTTGCTACTGTGCCGATAACGCCGATAACTACACAATTACATCGGAAGCATggtttgatattgaaatcaaaGATATGTACGGGCCCGGAGACGATTACAAGGGTCGATTCGTTATCGGACTTTTCGGTGAAACGGCACCAATTACTGTCTTGAACTTCAAGTCCATCGCCAAAGGTCACAAAAGACTTTAT GAAAAACTCCACTACAAAGGAACTCCAGTTCACCGAGTAGTACCAGATTTCATCATTCAAATGGGAGATATCACAGTCGGGGATGGAACCGGTG GAAAGAGCATCTACGCTCCAAAATTCAATGACGAACCCTTCACCTTGAGCCACAGAGGACCTGGATGGGTTGCCATGGCCAACCACGGCCCAGACACAAACGGCTCACAGTTCTACATCCTTCTCCAGAAAGCCAGATGGTTGGACGGTAAACACGTCGTTTTCGGCAAAGTTATTCGAGGTTAT GATGTCATCAAAACTATCGGTGATCTCGAATCGGACATGGCAACGGCCAGACCAAAGAAGAAGGTCACTATCGCTGATTGCGGTCTGAACAAACTTGAGAAATCATACACTTTGAAAGCAGACGAATTGGACCTGACAGAAGATTTATAA
- the LOC141906387 gene encoding uncharacterized protein LOC141906387 isoform X1 produces the protein MLFLALPLLITIVEASVLNPARTSNFTVTDEAWFDVRIHDYPEKGETFSGKFTVALFGETSPITVMNFMALTLGYTRGPEKLHYKGTPVHRVVPDFIIQMGDITVGDGTGGKSIYAPKFNDEPFTLSHRGPGWVAMANHGPDTNGSQFYILLQKARWLDGKHVVFGKVIRGYDVIKTIGDLESDMATARPKKKVTIADCGLNKLEKSYTLKADELDLTEDL, from the exons ATGCTGTTCTTGGCTCTACCACTACTTATAACGATAGTCGAGGCCAGTGTCCTAAATCCAGCCCGAACGTCCAATTTCACAGTTACAGATGAGGCCTGGTTTGACGTCAGAATTCACGATTATCCTGAAAAGGGAGAAACGTTCTCTGGGAAATTCACAGTGGCCTTGTTCGGCGAAACTTCCCCGATAACCGTCATGAACTTTATGGCCTTAACTTTAGGATACACGCGCGGTCCA GAAAAACTCCACTACAAAGGAACTCCAGTTCACCGAGTAGTACCAGATTTCATCATTCAAATGGGAGATATCACAGTCGGGGATGGAACCGGTG GAAAGAGCATCTACGCTCCAAAATTCAATGACGAACCCTTCACCTTGAGCCACAGAGGACCTGGATGGGTTGCCATGGCCAACCACGGCCCAGACACAAACGGCTCACAGTTCTACATCCTTCTCCAGAAAGCCAGATGGTTGGACGGTAAACACGTCGTTTTCGGCAAAGTTATTCGAGGTTAT GATGTCATCAAAACTATCGGTGATCTCGAATCGGACATGGCAACGGCCAGACCAAAGAAGAAGGTCACTATCGCTGATTGCGGTCTGAACAAACTTGAGAAATCATACACTTTGAAAGCAGACGAATTGGACCTGACAGAAGATTTATAA
- the LOC141905357 gene encoding putative G-protein coupled receptor 139, protein MALKTTIYVVLFACCFVAVVENRREFRSKIKLAKVYVHDIETLHDSDSHVEHNHTSLPEKTAKMFHRYGYPIIWTIGVVCNLLSLILWLQPRLRNSTACYFAAIATVDIIVLTLYFVHSMEFGFNLQTVNHPVFCQVFNVLLVGGQYCSVLLVLAMTVDRFIVVWFPLRRLTMCSIRRTRKVIVLVVIVSHACATLEIFMWSYNPHDIHCKINWQTHTDSVHHISPLAIANLFMFCLCSTLPIIASMIINSMIIYKIRQTQLKRRLFSSESRESDITPTLTLLGVSSYFIISEFFAFVSYILHFVFRPGNASVPPSKRFLDTDWNRYHHYLISNLAIEMFSVTSYALNMFLFSLTGKRFRQALRAKLCCREERSSKEFTSVGLVSFAMSSENRTTVDAISTAVTLKDDRGIKHNRNFIKEIL, encoded by the coding sequence ATGGCGTTAAAAACGACGATTTACGTAGTTTTATTCGCGTGCTGCTTCGTGGCGGTCGTGGAGAATAGAAGAGAATTCCGGTCGAAAATCAAACTTGCAAAAGTTTACGTTCACGACATCGAAACCCTTCATGACAGTGATTCGCACGTGGAACACAATCATACGTCATTGCCGGAGAAAACCGCGAAAATGTTTCATCGTTACGGATACCCGATAATCTGGACGATAGGGGTAGTCTGTAATCTGTTGAGTCTTATACTCTGGCTACAGCCGCGTTTGCGTAATTCAACCGCGTGTTATTTCGCCGCCATTGCTACCGTAGATATCATCGTTTTGACTCTGTATTTCGTACATTCGATGGAGTTCGGTTTTAATCTACAAACGGTGAACCATCCCGTATTTTGTCAGGTATTTAATGTGTTACTAGTCGGTGGTCAGTACTGTAGCGTGTTATTAGTGTTGGCGATGACCGTCGATAGATTCATAGTCGTTTGGTTTCCGTTGAGGCGGCTGACGATGTGCTCAATTCGAAGAACGCGCAAGGTCATCGTTTTGGTGGTCATAGTATCTCACGCATGCGCTACGTTGGAAATATTCATGTGGAGCTACAATCCGCACGATATTCATTGTAAAATCAACTGGCAAACGCACACTGATTCTGTTCATCATATTTCGCCACTGGCCATCGCCAATTTATTCATGTTCTGTCTATGTAGCACTTTACCGATTATAGCGTCGATGATCATCAACTCAATGATCATTTACAAAATCCGACAAACTCAACTGAAACGCCGATTATTCTCGTCGGAATCACGCGAGTCAGATATAACACCTACTCTTACTCTACTGGGAGTTTCTTCTTATTTTATCATCAGTGAATTTTTCGCTTTCGTGTCTTACATTTTGCACTTCGTATTCCGACCCGGAAATGCTTCCGTGCCGCCGTCGAAGAGGTTTCTCGACACGGATTGGAATCGCTATCACCACTACCTGATCTCGAACCTGGCCATTGAGATGTTCTCGGTGACCAGTTACGCGTTGaacatgtttttgttttcgttgACTGGAAAACGATTTCGGCAAGCTTTACGGGCTAAACTTTGTTGTCGCGAGGAGCGTTCGTCGAAAGAGTTCACAAGCGTGGGACTGGTTTCATTCGCCATGTCATCAGAGAATAGAACTACAGTCGACGCCATTAGTACTGCCGTCACGTTAAAAGACGATCGTGGAATAAAACATAACCGGAATTTCATAAAAGAAATTCTTTGA